A region of Streptomyces sp. NBC_01788 DNA encodes the following proteins:
- a CDS encoding SPFH domain-containing protein yields the protein MFGYRVPAPDEAMLISGGRRGLGGAPFRVVTGHGKFVLPVFRKVRFLTLSMCESEVVETCVTKQGIALHVRAVIAFKVGNDTESIINAGQRFLSDQDQMSVLTGRIFAGHLRAIIGSMTVEEIVTERQKLAAEVLDTSKTEMAKIGLIVDSLQIQSIDDGDTGYIDAMSAPHKAAIRRQAQIAQAQANQAAAQAEQEAARKQAEYARQTAVVKAEYSAEVDRAQAQAAQAGPLAQAHARQEVLDAQTELAQRQARLRQQELVAEIVKPAEAEAERVRVLAAAEAQRMKVQAEAAASYDRVALDRMLIDQLPLIVKEAAGGLSGANVNVLNGADGLGEIAAGLVAQGLTILDSVRQNLNGPGDRHPGGARPEEGDGRPALRGPSAPRPGTGQEEPGEGTSDGERPDSRTR from the coding sequence ATGTTCGGTTACCGCGTTCCCGCCCCCGACGAGGCGATGCTGATCTCCGGAGGCAGGCGGGGACTGGGGGGCGCGCCGTTCCGGGTGGTGACGGGACACGGTAAGTTCGTGCTGCCCGTCTTCCGCAAGGTCCGCTTCCTGACCCTGTCGATGTGCGAGTCCGAGGTCGTGGAGACCTGCGTCACCAAGCAGGGCATCGCGCTGCACGTGCGCGCCGTCATCGCCTTCAAGGTCGGCAACGACACCGAGAGCATCATCAACGCGGGTCAGCGCTTCCTCTCCGACCAGGACCAGATGTCGGTCCTGACCGGCCGGATCTTCGCCGGCCATCTGCGGGCCATCATCGGCTCGATGACGGTCGAGGAGATCGTCACCGAACGTCAGAAGCTCGCCGCGGAGGTACTGGACACCTCCAAGACCGAGATGGCGAAGATCGGCCTGATCGTGGACTCGCTGCAGATCCAGTCGATCGACGACGGGGACACCGGCTACATCGACGCGATGTCCGCGCCGCACAAGGCGGCCATCCGGCGGCAGGCCCAGATCGCGCAGGCCCAGGCCAACCAGGCCGCCGCCCAGGCCGAGCAGGAGGCGGCGCGCAAGCAGGCCGAGTACGCCCGGCAGACCGCGGTGGTGAAGGCGGAGTATTCGGCCGAGGTGGACCGGGCCCAGGCGCAGGCGGCCCAGGCAGGCCCGCTGGCGCAGGCGCACGCCCGGCAGGAGGTGCTCGACGCCCAGACCGAACTGGCCCAGCGGCAGGCCAGGCTGCGCCAGCAGGAGCTGGTGGCGGAGATCGTGAAGCCCGCCGAGGCCGAGGCCGAGCGCGTCCGGGTCCTCGCCGCCGCCGAGGCGCAGCGGATGAAGGTCCAGGCCGAGGCCGCCGCGTCGTACGACCGCGTCGCCCTGGACCGGATGCTCATCGACCAGCTCCCGCTGATCGTGAAGGAGGCCGCGGGCGGTCTTTCCGGGGCCAACGTCAACGTTCTGAACGGTGCCGACGGACTCGGCGAGATAGCGGCCGGCCTGGTCGCCCAGGGCCTGACGATCCTGGACTCGGTCCGGCAGAACCTGAACGGCCCAGGCGATCGGCATCCCGGCGGCGCCCGCCCCGAGGAGGGCGACGGCAGGCCCGCACTGCGCGGCCCGAGCGCGCCGCGGCCCGGAACCGGGCAAGAGGAGCCGGGCGAGGGCACGTCCGACGGTGAGCGGCCCGATTCCCGCACCCGCTGA
- a CDS encoding SDR family NAD(P)-dependent oxidoreductase produces MTVTDEGPTATDEVVYGPGIDPERLAVCLEVLKELDGIDVDHPDAVAVRRATSQIYRTVKQRRRQERRAAKTANDKAVTEATATGSAQRIDDETEGILPSSTTGAGRIAGILERPRSCYVCKTRYVEVDYFYHQLCPRCALENRARRDARADLTGRRALLTGGRAKIGMYIALRLLRDGAHTTITTRFPSDAIRRFKAQPDSDEWIQRLKIVGIDLRDPAQVVALADSVAAEGPLDILINNAAQTVRRSPQAYSELVAAESAPLPAGELPAAEVIGTFGSGAVAELPVAGGGALTAQDVTELALVSGSASLERIAAGTAIDAGGLVPDLHDTNSWIQAVEDVTPVELLEVQLCNSTAPFILISRLRPAMAAAAARRAYIVNVSAMEGVFNRGYKGAGHPHTNMAKAALNMLTRTSAEEMFQKDRILMTAVDTGWITDERPHPDKVRLAEAGFHAPLDLVDGAARVYDPIVRGEAGEDLYGVFLKDYAPGKW; encoded by the coding sequence ATGACGGTGACAGACGAGGGCCCGACGGCCACGGACGAAGTGGTGTACGGGCCCGGGATCGACCCCGAACGCCTGGCCGTGTGCCTCGAAGTGCTCAAGGAGCTCGACGGGATCGACGTGGACCACCCGGACGCCGTCGCCGTGCGCCGGGCCACCTCGCAGATCTACCGCACGGTCAAGCAGCGCCGCCGCCAGGAGCGCCGGGCCGCCAAGACCGCGAACGACAAGGCGGTCACGGAGGCCACGGCCACCGGATCCGCGCAGCGCATCGACGACGAGACCGAGGGCATCCTGCCCTCGTCCACGACGGGGGCGGGACGGATCGCGGGCATACTCGAGCGCCCGCGCTCCTGCTACGTCTGCAAGACCCGCTACGTCGAGGTCGACTACTTCTACCACCAGCTCTGCCCGCGGTGCGCGCTCGAGAACCGCGCCCGCAGGGACGCCCGCGCCGACCTCACGGGCAGGCGCGCCCTGCTCACCGGCGGCCGCGCCAAGATCGGCATGTACATCGCGCTGCGGCTGCTGCGCGACGGCGCGCACACGACGATCACGACCCGGTTCCCGAGCGACGCCATCCGCCGCTTCAAGGCCCAGCCGGACAGCGACGAGTGGATCCAACGGCTGAAGATCGTCGGCATCGACCTGCGCGACCCGGCCCAGGTGGTGGCCCTGGCCGACTCGGTCGCCGCCGAGGGACCGCTGGACATTCTGATCAACAACGCCGCCCAGACCGTACGGCGCTCCCCGCAGGCCTACAGCGAGCTGGTCGCCGCCGAGTCGGCCCCGCTGCCGGCCGGTGAGCTGCCCGCGGCCGAGGTGATCGGCACGTTCGGCTCGGGGGCGGTCGCGGAGCTGCCGGTGGCGGGCGGCGGCGCGCTCACCGCCCAGGACGTCACCGAACTGGCCCTGGTCTCCGGCTCGGCGTCCCTGGAGCGGATCGCCGCCGGCACGGCCATCGACGCCGGCGGTCTCGTGCCCGACCTGCACGACACCAACAGCTGGATCCAGGCGGTGGAGGACGTCACGCCGGTGGAGCTGCTCGAGGTCCAGCTGTGCAACTCGACGGCGCCCTTCATCCTGATCAGCCGTCTGCGTCCGGCGATGGCGGCCGCCGCGGCCCGCCGCGCCTACATCGTGAACGTCTCCGCCATGGAGGGCGTGTTCAACCGCGGCTACAAGGGCGCGGGACACCCGCACACCAACATGGCCAAGGCCGCCCTGAACATGCTCACGCGGACCAGCGCCGAGGAGATGTTCCAGAAGGACCGCATCCTGATGACGGCCGTCGACACCGGCTGGATCACCGACGAGCGCCCGCACCCGGACAAGGTCCGCCTCGCCGAGGCCGGCTTCCACGCCCCGCTCGACCTGGTGGACGGCGCCGCCCGCGTCTACGACCCGATCGTGCGCGGCGAGGCGGGCGAGGACCTGTACGGCGTCTTCCTCAAGGACTACGCGCCGGGCAAGTGGTGA
- a CDS encoding alpha-mannosidase has translation MHDDPGLVEARLRRVLDERIRPAVYPESVPLEVAVRHAPGEPVPVAEGLAAEPEPIEAGTRWGAPWGTSWFRVTGTVPEAWAGRTVEALLDLGFDQNMPGFQCEGLVYRPDGTPVKGLNPRTSWVRVGAPARGGEEVRLHIEAASNPVIPGFLPTPLGDPETAGDEPQYTLGRMDLAVFDENVWRLVIDLEVLGELMAELPPDAQRRWEILRAVDRALDAVDLQDVNGTAGRARARLTEVLAAPAAASAHRISAVGHAHIDSAWLWPLRETVRKVARTASNMTALLEDEPEFVFAMSQAQQWAWLKERRPEVWTRVKKAVADGRFVPAGGMWVESDTNMPGSEAMARQFVHGKRFFLDEFGIENDEAWLPDTFGFAAGLPQIIRAAGSTRLLTQKISWSRTNAFPHHTFWWEGIDGTRIFTHFPPVDTYNCSMTGHELAHAARNFKDKGAARHSLAPTGWGDGGGGTTREMVAKAARLRDLEGSPRVVWETPREFFDRAQAEYPQAPVWVGELYLELHRATLTSQAGTKRGNRCSEHLLREAELWAATAAVRTGFAYPYDELDRIWKTVLLHQFHDILPGSSIAWVHREARATYERIAGELNRIVESAQRALAGEGAVPLVFNAAPHTRAGVPAGGAATPVTEGRTELRSRAGGGFVLDNGLLRIGIDERGLVVSAYDIEADRETIAEGRAANLLQLHPDLPNMWDAWDVDEFYRNTVTDLTDAESVTAREDGASVGVVRNFGDSRVTQVLSLPAGERRLVLDTEVDWYETERFLKLAFPLDVHAERYASETQFGHFYRPTHTNTSWDAARFEACNHRFVHVAEPGWGVAVVNDSTYGHDVTRTVRTDGDRGTTTTVRMSLLRAPRFPDPATDQGVHRFRHALVPGADIGDAVREGWRINLPERRLTGGGDVAPLVTVDEDAVVVTAVKLADDGSGDVVVRFHEAHGGRARATLTAGFDVADVTVTDLLERPLPQEAPERDGGRIALRLQPFELMTLRLRRA, from the coding sequence ATGCATGACGACCCCGGCCTGGTCGAGGCCCGCCTCCGGCGGGTGCTCGACGAGCGCATCCGTCCCGCCGTGTATCCCGAGTCCGTTCCGCTGGAGGTCGCGGTCCGGCACGCGCCCGGCGAACCCGTACCGGTCGCCGAGGGCCTGGCCGCTGAACCCGAGCCGATCGAGGCGGGCACTCGGTGGGGTGCGCCGTGGGGCACCAGCTGGTTCCGGGTGACCGGCACCGTGCCCGAGGCATGGGCCGGGAGGACCGTCGAAGCGCTCCTCGACCTCGGCTTCGACCAGAACATGCCCGGCTTCCAGTGCGAGGGCCTGGTGTACCGGCCGGACGGCACCCCGGTGAAGGGGCTCAACCCGCGCACCTCCTGGGTCCGCGTCGGCGCCCCCGCCCGGGGCGGCGAGGAGGTGCGCCTGCACATCGAGGCCGCCTCCAACCCCGTCATCCCCGGCTTCCTGCCCACCCCGCTCGGCGACCCGGAGACGGCGGGCGACGAACCGCAGTACACGCTCGGGCGCATGGACCTCGCCGTGTTCGACGAGAACGTATGGCGGCTGGTCATCGACCTGGAGGTGCTGGGGGAGCTGATGGCCGAGCTGCCGCCCGACGCGCAGCGCCGCTGGGAGATCCTGCGCGCGGTGGACCGGGCGCTCGACGCGGTCGACCTCCAGGACGTGAACGGCACCGCCGGGCGGGCCCGGGCCCGGCTCACCGAGGTGCTTGCCGCGCCCGCAGCCGCCTCCGCGCACCGGATCAGCGCGGTCGGGCACGCCCACATCGACTCGGCGTGGCTGTGGCCGCTGCGCGAGACCGTGCGCAAGGTGGCCCGCACCGCCTCCAACATGACCGCGCTGCTCGAGGACGAGCCCGAGTTCGTCTTCGCGATGTCCCAGGCCCAGCAGTGGGCGTGGCTCAAGGAGCGGCGGCCCGAGGTGTGGACGCGGGTGAAGAAGGCCGTGGCGGACGGGCGGTTCGTGCCGGCCGGCGGCATGTGGGTGGAGTCCGACACCAACATGCCAGGATCGGAGGCGATGGCCCGGCAGTTCGTGCACGGCAAACGGTTCTTCCTCGACGAGTTCGGCATCGAGAACGACGAGGCCTGGCTGCCCGACACCTTCGGCTTCGCCGCCGGACTGCCCCAGATCATCAGGGCGGCGGGCTCCACCCGGCTGCTCACACAGAAGATCTCCTGGTCCCGCACCAACGCCTTCCCGCATCACACCTTCTGGTGGGAAGGCATCGACGGCACGCGGATCTTCACCCACTTCCCGCCCGTCGACACCTACAACTGCTCCATGACGGGCCACGAACTCGCCCACGCGGCACGCAACTTCAAGGACAAGGGCGCCGCCCGGCACTCCCTCGCCCCCACCGGCTGGGGTGACGGAGGCGGCGGCACCACCCGGGAGATGGTCGCCAAGGCGGCCCGGTTGCGCGACCTGGAGGGCTCGCCGCGGGTGGTGTGGGAGACACCGCGGGAGTTCTTCGACCGGGCCCAGGCCGAGTACCCGCAAGCCCCCGTCTGGGTCGGCGAGTTGTACCTGGAACTGCACCGCGCCACCCTCACCAGCCAGGCCGGTACCAAGCGGGGCAACCGGTGCAGCGAACACCTGCTGCGGGAGGCGGAGCTGTGGGCGGCGACTGCCGCCGTACGCACTGGATTCGCCTATCCCTACGACGAGTTGGACCGGATCTGGAAAACGGTGCTGCTGCACCAGTTCCACGACATCCTGCCCGGCTCCTCCATCGCCTGGGTGCACCGCGAGGCACGCGCCACCTACGAGCGGATCGCCGGGGAGCTGAACCGGATCGTCGAGTCGGCCCAGCGCGCGCTGGCGGGCGAGGGCGCCGTACCGCTGGTCTTCAACGCGGCCCCGCACACACGGGCCGGCGTCCCGGCCGGCGGCGCCGCCACCCCGGTCACCGAGGGCCGCACGGAGCTGAGGTCCCGCGCGGGCGGCGGATTCGTCCTGGACAACGGTCTGCTGCGGATCGGGATCGACGAGCGGGGCCTGGTCGTCTCGGCGTACGACATCGAGGCCGACCGCGAGACGATCGCCGAGGGCCGGGCCGCGAACCTCCTCCAACTGCACCCGGACCTCCCGAACATGTGGGACGCCTGGGACGTGGACGAGTTCTACCGCAACACGGTCACCGACCTCACCGACGCCGAGTCCGTCACGGCCCGCGAGGACGGCGCCTCGGTAGGTGTCGTACGGAACTTCGGGGACTCCCGGGTCACCCAGGTGCTGTCGCTTCCGGCGGGGGAGCGGCGGCTGGTGCTGGACACCGAGGTGGACTGGTACGAGACGGAGAGGTTCCTCAAGCTGGCCTTCCCGCTCGACGTGCACGCCGAACGGTACGCGTCCGAGACGCAGTTCGGGCACTTCTACCGCCCCACCCACACCAACACCTCGTGGGACGCGGCCAGGTTCGAGGCCTGCAACCACCGTTTCGTGCACGTGGCCGAGCCCGGCTGGGGCGTCGCCGTCGTCAACGACTCGACGTACGGCCACGATGTGACCCGCACGGTCCGCACCGACGGCGACCGGGGCACCACCACCACGGTCCGGATGTCCCTGCTGCGTGCCCCGCGCTTCCCCGACCCCGCCACCGACCAGGGCGTCCACCGCTTCCGGCACGCCCTGGTGCCGGGAGCGGACATCGGGGACGCGGTCCGCGAGGGCTGGCGGATCAACCTGCCCGAGCGGCGGCTGACCGGCGGCGGGGACGTGGCTCCGCTGGTGACGGTGGACGAGGACGCGGTGGTCGTGACGGCGGTGAAACTCGCGGACGACGGCAGCGGCGACGTGGTGGTCCGCTTCCACGAGGCCCACGGCGGCCGGGCGCGGGCGACGCTCACGGCCGGGTTCGACGTCGCGGACGTGACGGTGACGGACCTGCTGGAGCGGCCCCTGCCCCAGGAGGCGCCGGAGCGGGACGGCGGCCGGATCGCCCTGCGGCTGCAGCCGTTCGAGCTGATGACGCTGCGGCTGCGGCGCGCGTGA
- a CDS encoding wax ester/triacylglycerol synthase family O-acyltransferase: MTPDLLAPLDLAFWNIESADHPMHLGALGVFSAHSPTAGAHAADLLAARAAGVPGLRMRIRDVWRPLDLRLSLAQALRPPLGFGGAAREPDPGFDPLNHVRLHAPATDFHAEAGRLMQRPLQRNRPPWEAHVLPGEDGVSFAVLFKFHHALADGLRALTLAAAVLDPMDMPTSRPRPAAPARGPLPDVRKLPEALRGALSDVGRALDIGTSVARSSLATRSTPALTAEPTGTRRTAGAVVDIDDVHLVRKAVGGTVNDVLIAVVAGALRRWLDERGEGTDGIAPRALIPVSRRRPRTAHPQGNRLSGYLMELPVGDADPLRRLAAVRAAMDRNKDAGPNRGAGAVALLADHVPALGHRLGGPLVAQAARLWFDILVTSVPLPGIGLRLGGHPLTEVYPFAPLARGQSLAVAVSTYRSQVHYGLVADAKAVPDLNRLARAVTEEVETLITVCGS; the protein is encoded by the coding sequence TTGACTCCCGACCTGCTCGCTCCCCTCGACCTGGCGTTCTGGAACATCGAGTCCGCCGACCACCCCATGCACCTCGGCGCCCTCGGGGTCTTCTCCGCCCACTCGCCGACCGCGGGAGCGCACGCGGCCGACCTGCTCGCCGCCCGCGCGGCCGGAGTGCCCGGCCTGCGCATGCGGATCCGGGACGTGTGGCGGCCGCTCGACCTGCGCCTGTCCCTAGCCCAGGCACTCCGTCCGCCGCTCGGCTTCGGCGGCGCCGCCCGCGAGCCCGACCCCGGCTTCGACCCGCTCAACCACGTCCGGCTGCACGCCCCGGCCACGGACTTCCACGCCGAGGCGGGCCGGCTCATGCAGCGCCCGCTGCAGCGCAACCGCCCGCCGTGGGAGGCGCACGTGCTGCCCGGCGAGGACGGTGTCTCCTTCGCCGTGCTGTTCAAGTTCCACCACGCCCTCGCCGACGGCCTGCGCGCCCTGACCCTCGCCGCGGCGGTCCTCGATCCCATGGACATGCCCACCTCCCGGCCCCGCCCGGCCGCGCCCGCCCGCGGTCCGCTCCCCGACGTGCGCAAGCTGCCCGAGGCGCTGCGCGGCGCCCTGTCCGACGTGGGCCGCGCCCTGGACATCGGCACCTCGGTCGCCCGCTCGTCCCTCGCCACCCGGTCCACCCCGGCGCTCACCGCCGAGCCCACCGGAACCCGCCGCACCGCCGGCGCGGTCGTCGACATCGACGACGTGCACCTGGTCCGCAAGGCCGTCGGCGGCACCGTCAACGACGTACTGATCGCCGTCGTGGCCGGCGCCCTGCGGCGCTGGCTCGACGAGCGGGGCGAGGGCACCGACGGGATCGCGCCCCGCGCCCTGATCCCGGTCTCCAGGCGCCGCCCGCGCACCGCCCACCCGCAGGGCAACCGGCTCTCCGGCTATCTGATGGAACTCCCCGTCGGCGACGCGGACCCGCTGCGCCGGCTCGCCGCCGTCCGCGCGGCCATGGACCGCAACAAGGACGCCGGACCCAACCGCGGCGCGGGCGCCGTCGCGCTGCTGGCCGACCATGTGCCCGCCCTCGGCCACCGGCTCGGCGGACCGCTGGTCGCCCAGGCCGCCCGGCTGTGGTTCGACATCCTGGTCACCAGCGTGCCGCTGCCCGGCATCGGCCTCAGGCTCGGCGGCCACCCGCTGACCGAGGTCTACCCCTTCGCGCCGCTGGCCCGCGGCCAGTCCCTGGCCGTCGCGGTCTCCACCTACCGCAGCCAGGTCCACTACGGGCTCGTCGCGGACGCCAAGGCCGTGCCCGACCTGAACCGGCTCGCCCGCGCCGTGACCGAGGAGGTGGAGACCCTGATCACGGTCTGCGGATCCTGA
- a CDS encoding GNAT family N-acetyltransferase, with the protein MLIREATAGDWPRIWPFWHRIVAAAETYAWDPDTSEEDARALWMGPAKRVYVAEDDTGAVVGSAYVTPNYGGPAARVANAGFMVDPDRSGLGIGRALAEHVLRAATAAGYRAMVFNAVVETNPAVGLWTSLGFRILGTVPEAYEHPRHGPVGLHIMYRAL; encoded by the coding sequence ATGCTGATCAGAGAAGCCACGGCCGGGGACTGGCCGCGGATCTGGCCGTTCTGGCACCGGATCGTGGCCGCCGCCGAGACGTACGCCTGGGACCCGGACACCTCCGAGGAGGATGCCCGGGCCTTGTGGATGGGCCCCGCCAAACGCGTGTACGTCGCCGAGGACGACACCGGCGCGGTCGTCGGCTCCGCCTACGTCACCCCCAACTACGGCGGTCCCGCCGCCCGCGTCGCCAACGCGGGTTTCATGGTCGACCCCGACCGGTCCGGCCTGGGTATCGGCCGCGCCCTGGCCGAGCACGTCCTCCGGGCCGCGACGGCCGCCGGCTACCGGGCGATGGTCTTCAACGCCGTTGTGGAGACCAACCCCGCCGTCGGGCTGTGGACCTCGCTCGGCTTCCGGATCCTCGGCACGGTTCCGGAGGCCTACGAGCACCCCCGGCACGGCCCGGTGGGCCTGCACATCATGTACCGGGCCCTGTAG
- a CDS encoding amidase has product MTKWAGRSAAEIAAAVRDGRATPREVVAEHLARIERLDGRVGAFRTVRAEAALAEADEVAARGDLAVLPLAGVPVAVKDNLAVRGESSRVGSSATPDTPAADDHVTVARLRAAGAVVVGLTNVPELCVFGTTEGVHGITRNPWDTSRNAGGSSGGGAAAVAAGMVPLALGNDGMGSLRIPAANCGLVTVKPGHGVVPAGIGEGDWFGMSENGPLATTVEDARLMLSVLAGTEAESGREASPRTIAVSVRSPLAGVGVSRPYAAATRDAARLLAGAGHRVRRAEPPYPVSLGVTALRHWTAGTAVDAAGIDPRRLTRRTRVHAALGRRFLKGVRADTRREELRRRMEPFFAEHDVLLTPALARRSPQAGPWHERGWLRNVLADTLYSPMTPPWNLAGWPAMAVPFGTLPSGAPCAVQLVGRPGAEADLLDLAEQIERLRPWPRTADLPPGS; this is encoded by the coding sequence GTGACCAAGTGGGCCGGCCGCAGTGCCGCCGAGATCGCCGCCGCCGTACGCGACGGGCGGGCCACGCCCCGCGAGGTGGTGGCCGAGCACCTCGCCCGGATCGAGCGGCTCGACGGCCGTGTCGGCGCCTTTCGCACCGTCCGCGCCGAGGCCGCGCTCGCGGAGGCCGACGAGGTGGCGGCCCGCGGCGATCTGGCCGTACTGCCGCTCGCGGGCGTGCCGGTGGCCGTGAAGGACAACCTGGCGGTGCGGGGCGAGTCCAGCCGCGTGGGGTCGTCCGCGACTCCGGACACGCCGGCCGCCGACGACCATGTCACCGTGGCCCGGCTGCGGGCGGCGGGCGCGGTGGTCGTCGGGCTGACGAACGTGCCCGAGCTGTGCGTGTTCGGCACCACGGAGGGCGTCCACGGCATCACCCGCAACCCGTGGGACACCAGCCGGAACGCGGGCGGTTCCTCGGGCGGCGGCGCGGCCGCGGTCGCCGCCGGCATGGTCCCGCTCGCCCTCGGCAACGACGGCATGGGCTCCCTGCGCATCCCGGCCGCCAACTGTGGCCTGGTCACCGTCAAACCCGGTCACGGGGTGGTGCCCGCCGGGATCGGCGAGGGCGACTGGTTCGGCATGTCCGAGAACGGGCCGCTCGCCACTACCGTCGAGGACGCCCGGCTGATGCTCTCCGTGCTGGCCGGCACCGAGGCCGAGAGCGGGCGGGAGGCGAGCCCGCGCACGATCGCCGTGTCCGTGCGCAGCCCGCTTGCCGGGGTGGGCGTGAGCAGGCCCTACGCCGCCGCCACCAGGGACGCGGCGCGGCTGCTGGCCGGGGCGGGTCACCGGGTGCGCCGGGCCGAGCCGCCGTATCCGGTGTCGCTGGGCGTGACGGCTCTGCGGCACTGGACGGCGGGCACGGCCGTGGACGCGGCGGGCATTGACCCGCGGCGGCTGACCCGGCGCACCCGGGTGCACGCCGCCCTGGGGCGCCGGTTCCTGAAGGGGGTGCGCGCGGACACGCGCCGGGAGGAGTTGCGGCGGCGGATGGAGCCGTTCTTCGCCGAGCACGACGTGCTGCTCACCCCCGCGCTGGCCCGCCGCTCCCCGCAGGCCGGGCCCTGGCACGAGCGGGGCTGGCTGCGCAATGTGCTGGCCGACACCCTCTATTCGCCGATGACTCCGCCGTGGAACCTGGCCGGATGGCCCGCGATGGCGGTGCCGTTCGGCACGCTGCCCTCGGGCGCCCCGTGCGCCGTTCAACTGGTGGGGCGTCCGGGTGCGGAAGCGGATCTGCTGGACCTGGCGGAGCAGATCGAGCGACTGCGTCCCTGGCCGAGGACGGCGGACCTGCCGCCGGGGTCGTAG
- a CDS encoding DUF4231 domain-containing protein encodes MTRRTVPDHSWAAQPDPLLALAERELAFYSRSCDRARRLHRGTELGALTTTSVTVVAAGLHAPAWLTAMIAGGAVFFTGMRQLFDPGSRWVLTAQARETLRRAVDRYLLLPEAERDAVARQTLRHVIEEVGADELREWSDSRTRRPEPPVPAPGP; translated from the coding sequence ATGACACGAAGAACGGTGCCCGACCACTCCTGGGCCGCCCAGCCGGACCCGCTGCTGGCGCTGGCCGAACGTGAGTTGGCGTTCTACAGCCGGTCCTGCGACCGCGCCAGGCGGCTGCACCGCGGTACGGAGCTGGGCGCCCTCACCACCACCTCGGTGACGGTCGTGGCCGCCGGTCTGCACGCGCCGGCCTGGCTGACCGCGATGATCGCGGGCGGCGCCGTGTTCTTCACCGGCATGCGCCAGCTGTTCGACCCCGGCTCCCGCTGGGTGCTCACCGCGCAGGCACGCGAGACCCTGCGCCGGGCCGTCGACCGGTACCTGCTCCTGCCCGAAGCGGAACGCGACGCCGTGGCCCGGCAGACCCTGCGGCACGTGATCGAGGAGGTCGGCGCCGACGAACTGCGCGAATGGTCCGATTCCCGGACCCGTCGCCCGGAACCACCGGTGCCGGCCCCCGGCCCCTGA